One Leclercia pneumoniae genomic region harbors:
- the coaA gene encoding type I pantothenate kinase, producing the protein MSKKEQTLMTPYLQFNRSQWAALRDSVPMTLTEGEIARLKGINEDLSLEEVAEIYLPLSRLLNFYISSNLRRQAVLEQFLGTNGQRIPYIISIAGSVAVGKSTTARVLQALLSRWPEHRSVELITTDGFLHPNEVLKERGLMKKKGFPLSYDMHRLVKFVSDLKSGVPNVTAPVYSHLIYDRIPDGDKTVAQPDILILEGLNVLQSGMDYPHDPHHVFVSDFVDFSIYVDAPEDLLQSWYINRFLKFREGAFTDPDSYFHNYAQLSEEEAVNVATALWNEINYVNLKENILPTRERASLILTKSENHAVDQVRLRK; encoded by the coding sequence ATGAGCAAAAAAGAGCAAACGCTAATGACGCCCTATCTCCAGTTTAATCGCAGCCAGTGGGCTGCTTTGCGCGACTCCGTCCCTATGACCTTAACCGAGGGGGAGATAGCGCGGTTAAAGGGGATAAACGAAGATCTCTCTCTGGAAGAAGTGGCCGAGATTTACTTACCTCTGTCGCGCTTGCTTAACTTCTATATCAGCTCCAATTTGCGCCGACAGGCCGTACTGGAGCAGTTCCTTGGCACCAACGGTCAACGTATTCCTTATATCATCAGCATCGCCGGCAGCGTGGCGGTGGGCAAAAGTACCACGGCTCGCGTGTTACAGGCCCTGCTGAGCCGCTGGCCAGAACACCGCAGCGTAGAATTGATCACCACCGACGGTTTTCTCCACCCGAACGAGGTATTAAAAGAGCGCGGTCTGATGAAGAAAAAAGGCTTCCCGCTCTCCTACGATATGCACCGTCTGGTGAAATTTGTCTCGGATCTCAAGTCCGGCGTGCCAAACGTCACCGCCCCGGTCTATTCGCATCTCATTTATGATCGCATCCCGGATGGTGACAAAACGGTCGCTCAGCCGGACATTCTGATTCTGGAAGGGCTAAACGTCTTGCAGAGCGGTATGGATTATCCGCACGATCCGCATCACGTCTTCGTGTCTGATTTCGTAGATTTCTCGATTTATGTCGATGCCCCGGAAGATTTACTGCAAAGCTGGTATATCAACCGCTTCCTGAAGTTCCGCGAAGGGGCGTTCACCGATCCGGACTCTTACTTCCACAACTATGCCCAGCTTTCTGAAGAAGAAGCGGTGAATGTGGCGACCGCCCTGTGGAACGAAATTAACTACGTTAACCTGAAAGAGAACATCCTCCCTACCCGCGAACGCGCCAGCCTGATCCTCACCAAAAGTGAAAATCATGCGGTGGACCAGGTTCGCCTGCGCAAATAG
- the nusG gene encoding transcription termination/antitermination protein NusG: protein MSEAPKKRWYVVQAFSGFEGRVATSLREHIKLHNMEELFGEVMVPTEEVVEIRGGQRRKSERKFFPGYVLVQMVMNDASWHLVRSVPRVMGFIGGTSDRPAPISDKEVDAIMNRLQQVGDKPRPKTLFEPGEMVRVNDGPFADFNGVVEEVDYEKSRLKVSVSIFGRATPVELDFAQVEKA from the coding sequence ATGTCTGAAGCCCCTAAAAAGCGCTGGTACGTCGTTCAGGCGTTTTCCGGTTTTGAAGGCCGCGTAGCAACGTCGCTGCGTGAGCATATCAAATTACATAATATGGAAGAGTTGTTTGGCGAAGTTATGGTTCCAACCGAAGAAGTGGTTGAGATCCGTGGCGGCCAGCGTCGCAAAAGTGAGCGCAAATTCTTCCCGGGTTACGTGCTTGTTCAGATGGTGATGAACGACGCAAGCTGGCACTTAGTGCGCAGCGTACCGCGCGTAATGGGCTTTATCGGCGGCACGTCTGACCGTCCGGCGCCAATCAGCGACAAAGAAGTTGATGCGATTATGAACCGCCTGCAGCAGGTGGGTGATAAGCCGCGTCCGAAAACGCTGTTTGAACCGGGTGAAATGGTTCGTGTTAACGACGGTCCGTTTGCTGACTTTAACGGCGTAGTTGAAGAAGTGGACTACGAGAAGTCCCGCCTGAAAGTTTCTGTTTCTATCTTTGGTCGTGCGACCCCGGTAGAACTGGACTTCGCTCAGGTAGAAAAAGCCTAA
- the tuf gene encoding elongation factor Tu produces the protein MSKEKFERTKPHVNVGTIGHVDHGKTTLTAAITTVLAKTYGGAARAFDQIDNAPEEKARGITINTSHVEYDTPTRHYAHVDCPGHADYVKNMITGAAQMDGAILVVAATDGPMPQTREHILLGRQVGVPFIIVFLNKCDMVDDEELLELVEMEVRELLSQYDFPGDDTPIVRGSALKALEGEAEWEEKIIELAGYLDSYIPEPERAIDKPFLLPIEDVFSISGRGTVVTGRVERGIIKVGEEVEIVGIKDTAKSTCTGVEMFRKLLDEGRAGENVGVLLRGIKREEIERGQVLAKPGSIKPHTKFESEVYILSKDEGGRHTPFFKGYRPQFYFRTTDVTGTIELPEGVEMVMPGDNIKMVVTLIHPIAMDDGLRFAIREGGRTVGAGVVAKVLG, from the coding sequence ATGTCTAAAGAAAAGTTTGAACGTACAAAACCGCACGTTAACGTCGGTACTATCGGCCACGTTGACCATGGTAAAACAACGCTGACCGCTGCAATCACTACCGTACTGGCTAAAACCTACGGCGGTGCTGCGCGCGCATTCGATCAGATCGATAACGCGCCAGAAGAAAAAGCGCGTGGTATCACCATCAACACTTCTCACGTTGAATATGACACCCCGACTCGCCACTACGCACACGTAGACTGCCCAGGCCACGCCGACTATGTTAAAAACATGATCACCGGTGCTGCGCAGATGGACGGCGCGATCCTGGTTGTTGCTGCGACTGACGGCCCTATGCCTCAGACCCGTGAGCACATCCTGCTGGGTCGTCAGGTAGGCGTTCCTTTCATCATCGTGTTCCTGAACAAATGCGACATGGTTGATGACGAAGAGCTGCTGGAACTGGTAGAGATGGAAGTTCGTGAACTGCTGTCTCAGTACGATTTCCCAGGCGACGACACCCCAATCGTTCGTGGTTCCGCGCTGAAAGCGCTGGAAGGCGAAGCAGAGTGGGAAGAGAAAATCATCGAACTGGCTGGCTACCTGGATTCTTACATCCCTGAGCCAGAGCGTGCGATTGACAAGCCGTTCCTGCTGCCAATCGAAGACGTATTCTCCATCTCCGGTCGTGGTACCGTTGTTACCGGTCGTGTAGAGCGCGGTATCATCAAAGTTGGCGAAGAAGTTGAAATCGTTGGTATCAAAGACACTGCTAAGTCTACCTGTACTGGCGTTGAAATGTTCCGCAAACTGCTGGACGAAGGCCGTGCTGGTGAGAACGTTGGTGTTCTGCTGCGTGGTATCAAACGTGAAGAAATCGAACGTGGTCAGGTTCTGGCGAAGCCAGGCTCCATCAAGCCACACACCAAGTTCGAATCTGAAGTGTACATCCTGTCCAAAGACGAAGGCGGCCGTCATACTCCGTTCTTCAAAGGCTACCGTCCACAGTTCTACTTCCGTACAACTGACGTGACCGGTACCATCGAACTGCCAGAAGGCGTTGAGATGGTAATGCCAGGCGACAACATCAAGATGGTTGTGACTCTGATCCACCCAATCGCGATGGACGACGGTCTGCGTTTCGCAATCCGTGAAGGCGGTCGTACCGTTGGCGCGGGCGTGGTTGCTAAAGTTCTCGGTTAA
- the rplL gene encoding 50S ribosomal protein L7/L12 has protein sequence MSITKDQIIEAVSAMSVMDVVELISAMEEKFGVSAAAAVAVAAGPAEAAEEKTEFDVILKAAGANKVAVIKAVRGATGLGLKEAKDLVESAPAALKEGVSKDDAEALKKSLEEAGAEVEVK, from the coding sequence ATGTCTATCACTAAAGATCAAATCATTGAAGCAGTATCCGCTATGTCCGTAATGGACGTTGTAGAACTGATTTCTGCAATGGAAGAAAAATTCGGTGTTTCCGCTGCTGCTGCTGTAGCTGTAGCTGCTGGCCCGGCTGAAGCTGCTGAAGAAAAAACTGAATTCGACGTAATTCTGAAAGCTGCTGGCGCTAACAAAGTTGCTGTTATCAAAGCAGTACGTGGCGCAACTGGCCTGGGTCTGAAAGAAGCTAAAGACCTGGTAGAATCTGCTCCAGCTGCGCTGAAAGAAGGCGTGAGCAAAGACGACGCAGAAGCACTGAAAAAATCTCTGGAAGAAGCTGGCGCTGAAGTTGAAGTTAAATAA
- the rplK gene encoding 50S ribosomal protein L11, which yields MAKKVQAYVKLQVAAGMANPSPPVGPALGQQGVNIMEFCKAFNAKTESLEKGLPIPVVITVYADRSFTFVTKTPPAAVLLKKAAGIKSGSGKPNKDKVGKISRAQLQEIAQTKAADMTGADIEAMTRSIEGTARSMGLVVED from the coding sequence ATGGCTAAGAAAGTACAAGCCTACGTCAAGCTGCAGGTTGCAGCTGGTATGGCGAACCCAAGTCCACCAGTTGGTCCAGCTCTGGGTCAGCAGGGTGTGAACATCATGGAATTCTGTAAAGCGTTCAACGCAAAAACTGAATCCCTGGAAAAAGGTCTGCCAATCCCAGTTGTTATCACTGTATACGCTGACCGTTCTTTCACTTTCGTTACCAAAACCCCTCCAGCAGCAGTTCTGCTGAAGAAAGCAGCGGGCATCAAGTCTGGTTCCGGTAAGCCGAACAAAGACAAAGTGGGTAAAATTTCCCGCGCTCAGCTGCAGGAAATCGCGCAGACCAAAGCTGCCGACATGACTGGCGCCGACATTGAAGCGATGACTCGCTCCATTGAAGGTACTGCACGTTCCATGGGCCTGGTAGTGGAGGACTAA
- the dppF gene encoding dipeptide ABC transporter ATP-binding subunit DppF — MSTQQAATQQPLLQAIDLKKHYPVKKGLFAPERLVKALDGVSFNLERGKTLAVVGESGCGKSTLGRLLTMIETPTGGELYYQGQDLLKHDPQAQKLRRQKIQIVFQNPYGSLNPRKKVGQILEEPLLINASLSKEQRREKALAMMAKVGLKTEHYDRYPHMFSGGQRQRIAIARGLMLDPDVVIADEPVSALDVSVRAQVLNLMMDLQQELGLSYVFISHDLSVVEHIADEVMVMYLGRCVEKGSKDQIFNNPRHPYTQALLSATPRLNPDDRRERIKLTGELPSPLNPPPGCAFNARCRRRFGPCTQLQPQLKDYDGQLVACFAVDQDENGEKPQP, encoded by the coding sequence ATGAGTACGCAACAGGCCGCCACGCAACAACCGCTGTTGCAGGCCATCGATCTAAAAAAACATTACCCGGTGAAGAAGGGACTGTTTGCCCCCGAGCGCCTGGTGAAAGCCCTGGACGGCGTGTCGTTCAACCTCGAGCGCGGTAAAACGCTGGCGGTAGTGGGTGAATCGGGCTGTGGAAAATCTACACTGGGTCGTCTGCTGACAATGATCGAAACGCCAACCGGCGGCGAACTGTACTATCAGGGCCAGGATCTGCTTAAGCACGATCCGCAGGCGCAGAAGCTGCGTCGCCAGAAAATCCAGATTGTGTTTCAGAACCCCTACGGTTCCCTGAACCCGCGTAAAAAAGTGGGACAGATTCTGGAAGAGCCGCTGCTGATTAACGCTTCACTGAGTAAAGAGCAGCGCCGGGAAAAAGCGCTGGCGATGATGGCGAAAGTGGGTCTGAAAACCGAGCATTATGATCGCTACCCGCATATGTTCTCTGGCGGCCAGCGTCAACGTATCGCCATTGCCCGCGGTCTGATGCTTGACCCGGACGTGGTGATTGCCGATGAACCGGTTTCCGCGCTCGACGTTTCTGTGCGCGCTCAGGTGTTAAACCTGATGATGGATCTGCAGCAGGAACTGGGGCTCTCTTATGTGTTCATTTCGCACGACCTCTCCGTGGTGGAGCATATTGCTGACGAAGTGATGGTGATGTATCTGGGGCGCTGCGTAGAGAAGGGGAGCAAAGACCAGATCTTTAACAATCCGCGTCACCCTTATACTCAGGCGCTGCTGTCAGCAACACCTCGCCTTAATCCGGACGATCGCCGCGAGCGTATCAAGCTGACCGGCGAGCTGCCGAGCCCGCTGAATCCACCGCCGGGCTGTGCGTTCAACGCCCGCTGTCGTCGTCGCTTCGGGCCCTGCACGCAGTTGCAGCCGCAGTTGAAGGACTATGATGGACAGCTGGTAGCCTGCTTCGCAGTCGATCAGGATGAAAACGGCGAGAAACCGCAGCCATAA
- the dppD gene encoding dipeptide ABC transporter ATP-binding protein, translated as MALLNVNELSVHFGDEGTPFRAVDRISYSVNQGEVVGIVGESGSGKSVSSLAIMGLIDYPGRVMAENLEFNGQDLKRISEKQRRQLVGAEVAMIFQDPMTSLNPCYTVGFQIMEAIKVHQGGNKKTRRQRAIDLLNQVGIPDPASRLDVYPHQLSGGMSQRVMIAMAIACRPKLLIADEPTTALDVTIQAQIIELLLDLQQKENMALVLITHDLALVAEAAHKIIVMYAGQVVETGSSHDIFRAPRHPYTQALLRALPEFAQDKARLASLPGVVPGKYDRPQGCLLNPRCPYATDKCRVDEPALNLLADGRQSKCHYPLDDAGRPTL; from the coding sequence ATGGCGTTATTAAATGTAAATGAATTATCGGTGCACTTCGGCGACGAAGGCACACCGTTTCGCGCCGTGGACCGCATCAGCTATAGCGTAAATCAGGGCGAAGTGGTCGGTATCGTAGGGGAATCGGGCTCCGGTAAGTCAGTAAGTTCACTGGCGATTATGGGACTGATTGACTATCCCGGCCGCGTCATGGCTGAAAACCTGGAGTTTAACGGTCAGGATCTGAAGCGTATCTCCGAAAAACAGCGCCGCCAGCTGGTGGGCGCTGAAGTGGCGATGATCTTCCAGGATCCGATGACCAGCCTGAACCCGTGTTACACCGTTGGTTTCCAGATTATGGAAGCCATCAAGGTGCACCAGGGCGGGAATAAGAAAACCCGTCGCCAGCGCGCGATCGACCTGCTTAACCAGGTAGGTATACCGGATCCGGCATCGCGACTGGATGTTTACCCGCATCAGCTGTCCGGCGGGATGAGCCAGCGTGTGATGATTGCCATGGCGATCGCCTGTCGGCCTAAGCTGTTAATTGCGGATGAGCCGACGACCGCGCTGGATGTCACTATTCAGGCGCAAATCATCGAGCTGCTGCTGGATTTACAGCAGAAAGAGAACATGGCGCTGGTGCTGATTACGCACGACCTGGCGCTGGTGGCCGAAGCGGCGCACAAAATCATCGTAATGTATGCAGGTCAGGTGGTAGAGACCGGAAGTTCGCACGACATCTTCCGCGCGCCGCGTCACCCGTACACTCAGGCTCTGCTGCGTGCTCTGCCGGAATTTGCGCAGGATAAAGCGCGTCTGGCCTCGCTGCCGGGCGTGGTACCGGGTAAATATGACCGTCCGCAGGGCTGTCTGCTCAACCCGCGCTGTCCGTATGCAACGGATAAGTGTCGCGTCGATGAACCCGCGCTGAACCTGCTGGCTGACGGTCGTCAGTCCAAATGCCACTACCCACTCGATGATGCCGGGAGGCCAACACTATGA
- the rplJ gene encoding 50S ribosomal protein L10, whose product MALNLQDKQAIVAEVSEVAKGALSAVVADSRGVTVDKMTELRKAGREAGVYMRVVRNTLLRRVVEGTQFECLKDTFVGPTLIAYSMEHPGAAARLFKEFAKANAKFEVKAAAFEGELIPASQIDRLATLPTYEEAIARLMATMKEASAGKLVRTLAAVRDAKEAA is encoded by the coding sequence ATGGCTTTAAATCTTCAAGACAAACAAGCGATTGTTGCTGAAGTCAGCGAAGTAGCCAAAGGCGCGCTGTCTGCAGTAGTTGCGGATTCCCGTGGCGTTACTGTAGATAAAATGACTGAACTGCGTAAAGCAGGTCGTGAAGCTGGCGTTTACATGCGTGTTGTTCGTAACACCCTGCTGCGCCGCGTAGTTGAAGGTACTCAGTTCGAGTGCCTGAAAGACACGTTTGTTGGTCCAACCTTGATTGCATACTCTATGGAACACCCGGGCGCTGCTGCTCGTCTGTTCAAAGAGTTCGCGAAAGCGAATGCAAAATTCGAGGTTAAAGCTGCAGCCTTTGAAGGTGAGTTGATCCCGGCATCGCAAATCGATCGCCTGGCAACCCTGCCGACCTACGAAGAAGCAATTGCACGCCTGATGGCAACCATGAAAGAAGCTTCGGCTGGCAAACTGGTTCGCACTCTGGCTGCTGTTCGCGATGCAAAAGAAGCTGCTTAA
- the secE gene encoding preprotein translocase subunit SecE has translation MSANTEAQGSGRGLEAMKWVVVAVLLIVAIVGNYLYRDMMLPLRALAVVILIAAAGGVALLTTKGKATVAFAREARTEVRKVIWPTRQETLHTTLIVAAVTAVMSLILWGLDGILVRLVSFITGLRF, from the coding sequence ATGAGTGCGAATACCGAAGCTCAAGGGAGCGGGCGCGGCCTGGAAGCGATGAAGTGGGTAGTTGTTGCCGTACTGCTGATTGTGGCTATTGTAGGCAATTATCTTTATCGTGACATGATGCTGCCGCTACGCGCGCTGGCAGTGGTTATTCTGATTGCTGCAGCGGGTGGTGTCGCGCTGTTGACGACCAAAGGTAAAGCGACCGTCGCTTTTGCCCGCGAAGCGAGAACCGAAGTCCGTAAGGTCATTTGGCCGACTCGCCAGGAAACTCTGCACACCACGTTAATTGTGGCTGCGGTTACCGCGGTAATGTCACTGATCCTGTGGGGACTGGATGGTATTCTGGTTCGCCTGGTATCCTTTATCACTGGCCTGAGGTTCTGA
- the rplA gene encoding 50S ribosomal protein L1: MAKLTKRMSVIRDKVDATKQYDINEAIALLKELATAKFVESVDVAVNLGIDARKSDQNVRGATVLPHGTGRSVRVAVFAQGANAEAAKAAGAELVGMEDLADQIKKGEMNFDVVIASPDAMRVVGQLGQVLGPRGLMPNPKVGTVTPNVAEAVKNAKAGQVRYRNDKNGIIHTTIGKVDFDADKLKENLESLLVALKKAKPTQAKGVYIKKVSISTTMGAGVAVDQSGLSAAAN, from the coding sequence ATGGCTAAACTGACCAAGCGCATGTCCGTGATCCGTGACAAAGTTGATGCGACCAAACAGTACGACATCAACGAAGCTATCGCTCTGCTGAAAGAACTGGCTACCGCTAAGTTCGTTGAAAGCGTTGACGTTGCCGTTAACCTGGGCATCGACGCTCGTAAATCCGATCAGAACGTTCGTGGCGCAACTGTACTGCCACACGGTACTGGCCGTTCCGTTCGCGTAGCTGTATTTGCTCAGGGTGCAAACGCTGAAGCTGCTAAAGCTGCCGGCGCTGAACTGGTAGGTATGGAAGATCTGGCTGATCAGATCAAGAAAGGCGAAATGAACTTTGACGTTGTTATTGCTTCCCCGGATGCAATGCGCGTTGTTGGCCAGCTGGGCCAGGTTCTGGGTCCACGCGGCCTGATGCCAAACCCGAAAGTTGGTACTGTAACTCCTAACGTTGCTGAAGCGGTTAAGAACGCTAAAGCAGGTCAGGTTCGTTATCGTAACGACAAAAACGGCATCATCCACACCACCATCGGTAAAGTGGACTTTGACGCTGACAAACTGAAAGAAAACCTGGAATCTCTGCTGGTTGCGCTGAAAAAAGCAAAACCAACTCAGGCGAAAGGCGTGTACATCAAGAAAGTTAGCATCTCCACCACCATGGGTGCAGGTGTTGCAGTTGACCAGTCTGGTCTGAGCGCTGCTGCAAACTAA